The Geotalea uraniireducens Rf4 genome window below encodes:
- a CDS encoding HsdM family class I SAM-dependent methyltransferase translates to MTTPAQKAIWVETLWLGNRSHPDLFLSVDEVIGVPHASAMRIGFNKLNLSGFFCIDTIPTIAFLSQERINRLEITRVHNALWNQGLVSLLLVTLPDEVRAYSLARKPTAADEDLDDDKKDNRLIDCLDLLKDALEISHLITGVESGRYFQKNKEYFAQNEKIDALLLSNLRATENELTSAPLNLSTESAQALLLQITFIAYLEDRGIIDPDYFREALKGKGISTLEQLLDENDPENLNSLFEKLHGNFNGDIFFAPCAFDGEAKAPVLNAGHLRSLAEFRKGGVDKTTGQGRFWPYNFKYIPVELISAIYNRFLGDRPVERKVSGAFYTPHFLADLTVNQLWEELTPAIRSSQDFTVLDPACGSAIFLVRIFQRMVEDWRFLHPGGTPDWDTLVAIVERLNGWDKETSAVRIGIFSLYIALLEEVEPAAILKLLAERKLLPPLFRKTMCDRDFFGKDTPNTKFDLVFGNPPWVSRKEDQVVSATEWCKAHELPMPAKELAWAFVWKSIQHTKSEGMIGLLLPAMGVLLNHSEPSIQARGLWLKQVLLSKVINFSDICFLLFDGAKRPTALCIFRPSDKKLSDYRFDYWCPKADPLLQQTRMLTLNRGDKLSFKLSTVLHDPGSWGRHLWMTNRDMKLLGWIGGLSRLERKLATYKESQQKEFDKKTKVWIIGQGFQPYNSERSNKNTKPKKSNRVEKVPFLDANKFNEYIIPTILIDKPWHTSLVRRLGNQDGFIGPHVLIPKGVRRKTGLLRAAYVEHDLCFTDAIQAINFPETDIQRLKLLTVILNSHFAAWFYFHETASLGADRALVHEEQLLALPFPEIDELPDPKAARNAADKIVMIFDDLLLHKDTYSQGQFPDNETIEEVNRLVYQYYGLTESEFILIEDTLNYILPSIQPRNKSFPHLWNKAGKKQWQEYMITLLSALEEWLDNGSHLSATLITDNPDVLLLGLKIEQSRPKQSITFCEQGGDFNKTLSKINEELKQQVSRNIQLMPDLRIFIADTLYLLKPRTMRYWLKSTALNDADAIIADLQIQKFHHGYKG, encoded by the coding sequence ATGACTACCCCCGCACAGAAAGCAATCTGGGTAGAGACCCTCTGGCTCGGGAACCGAAGCCATCCTGATCTTTTTCTTTCTGTGGATGAGGTCATTGGTGTACCGCATGCCTCGGCCATGAGGATCGGGTTCAACAAATTGAACCTATCCGGTTTTTTCTGCATAGACACCATTCCCACCATTGCATTTCTTTCTCAAGAACGAATCAATCGACTCGAAATAACCAGGGTACACAATGCCCTCTGGAACCAGGGACTGGTCAGCCTCCTTTTGGTCACGCTCCCCGACGAGGTCCGTGCTTACTCTCTGGCCAGGAAACCAACCGCAGCGGACGAAGACCTCGACGACGACAAAAAAGACAACCGTCTTATTGATTGCCTTGATCTATTGAAAGATGCGCTTGAAATCTCGCATCTGATTACCGGGGTTGAATCCGGCCGATATTTTCAAAAGAATAAAGAGTACTTTGCACAAAATGAAAAGATCGATGCATTACTTCTGTCAAATTTAAGGGCCACGGAAAACGAGCTGACCTCTGCGCCACTCAATCTGTCAACCGAATCCGCTCAGGCACTGCTGCTGCAGATTACCTTTATTGCCTATCTCGAAGACCGGGGGATTATCGATCCTGACTATTTCCGGGAGGCATTGAAAGGCAAGGGGATATCTACTTTAGAACAGTTGCTGGACGAAAATGATCCTGAAAACCTGAATTCGCTTTTCGAAAAGCTCCATGGAAATTTTAACGGCGACATATTCTTTGCGCCATGTGCATTTGACGGCGAAGCAAAGGCACCAGTACTCAATGCGGGCCATCTGCGAAGTCTTGCGGAATTCAGAAAAGGGGGTGTCGATAAGACTACCGGCCAAGGTCGTTTCTGGCCGTATAACTTCAAATATATCCCCGTTGAGTTGATAAGCGCCATTTACAACCGCTTCCTTGGCGACAGGCCGGTGGAGCGCAAAGTGAGCGGAGCCTTTTATACTCCTCACTTCCTCGCCGATTTAACGGTCAACCAATTGTGGGAAGAATTGACGCCGGCAATCCGATCAAGTCAAGACTTCACGGTGCTGGATCCGGCCTGCGGCTCTGCGATATTCCTTGTCAGAATTTTTCAACGAATGGTGGAGGATTGGCGTTTTCTTCATCCCGGCGGGACTCCCGACTGGGATACTCTGGTTGCCATCGTCGAAAGACTCAACGGTTGGGACAAAGAAACCAGCGCTGTACGCATCGGCATTTTCTCCCTCTATATTGCTTTGCTTGAAGAAGTCGAACCAGCTGCAATTCTCAAACTGTTGGCGGAACGGAAATTGTTGCCCCCACTTTTCAGGAAGACGATGTGCGACAGGGATTTCTTTGGCAAAGATACGCCAAATACCAAATTCGATTTGGTATTTGGCAATCCTCCATGGGTAAGCCGTAAGGAAGATCAGGTCGTTTCTGCCACTGAATGGTGCAAAGCACACGAACTACCGATGCCGGCGAAAGAACTGGCCTGGGCCTTTGTCTGGAAAAGCATCCAACATACTAAATCAGAGGGGATGATCGGCTTACTGCTGCCGGCCATGGGCGTTTTACTCAACCATAGCGAACCTTCCATTCAAGCCAGGGGGCTGTGGCTGAAACAGGTACTTCTGAGTAAAGTCATCAATTTTTCTGATATCTGCTTCCTTCTGTTCGACGGCGCCAAGCGACCGACGGCTTTGTGTATCTTTCGACCGTCCGACAAAAAGCTTAGCGATTATCGGTTCGACTACTGGTGCCCTAAAGCCGACCCGTTGCTGCAACAAACCCGCATGCTTACGTTGAACAGAGGCGATAAGCTATCGTTTAAACTATCCACGGTGCTCCATGATCCGGGCTCTTGGGGGCGGCATCTCTGGATGACAAATCGTGACATGAAACTGCTCGGCTGGATTGGCGGGTTGTCTCGTCTGGAGAGAAAATTAGCCACCTATAAAGAATCACAGCAGAAAGAGTTCGATAAGAAAACAAAAGTTTGGATAATTGGACAAGGATTCCAGCCTTATAATAGTGAAAGAAGCAACAAGAATACTAAACCGAAAAAATCTAACCGGGTCGAAAAAGTTCCATTTTTGGATGCAAATAAGTTTAACGAATATATTATCCCTACGATTTTAATTGACAAGCCTTGGCATACTTCCTTAGTTCGTAGACTTGGGAATCAAGATGGTTTTATTGGACCGCATGTCCTTATACCAAAAGGCGTACGAAGGAAAACTGGATTATTGAGAGCGGCATACGTAGAGCATGATTTATGTTTTACAGATGCAATACAGGCGATCAATTTTCCTGAGACAGATATTCAAAGACTTAAACTGCTAACGGTTATACTGAATAGTCATTTTGCAGCATGGTTCTATTTTCATGAAACCGCTAGCCTTGGAGCTGACCGTGCCTTGGTTCATGAAGAACAGCTATTGGCGCTACCCTTTCCAGAAATAGACGAGTTGCCTGATCCAAAAGCGGCCAGAAATGCTGCGGATAAGATTGTCATGATTTTTGATGATCTGCTTTTGCATAAAGACACATATTCACAAGGCCAATTCCCCGACAACGAAACAATTGAAGAGGTTAACCGGCTCGTCTATCAATACTATGGCCTCACTGAATCGGAATTCATACTCATAGAAGACACCCTCAACTATATTCTGCCAAGCATTCAGCCTCGAAACAAAAGCTTCCCGCATCTTTGGAACAAAGCCGGCAAGAAGCAATGGCAAGAATACATGATCACTCTCTTGTCCGCTCTTGAAGAATGGCTGGACAACGGGAGCCACCTGTCCGCTACATTGATTACCGACAACCCAGACGTGCTGCTGCTCGGCCTGAAAATCGAGCAAAGCCGCCCCAAGCAGTCCATTACCTTCTGTGAACAGGGGGGCGATTTCAACAAAACGCTTTCAAAAATCAATGAAGAGCTTAAACAGCAGGTGTCGAGAAACATTCAGCTCATGCCCGATCTCCGCATTTTCATCGCCGACACCCTCTACCTGTTAAAGCCGCGCACCATGCGCTATTGGCTTAAGAGCACGGCTCTGAACGATGCTGATGCAATTATTGCCGATCTTCAAATCCAGAAATTCCATCATGGGTACAAAGGATAG
- a CDS encoding response regulator, which translates to MNEQPIMVVEDNPDDELLTLRALKKCNVHNVVVSRDGAEALDYLFLARNEAAAEKYVMPRFILLDLKLPKIDGLQCLLAIRADERTKDIPIIIVTSSKDERDMSRCRTLRVKGYLNKPLDPKELAETLQELGINYQT; encoded by the coding sequence GTGAACGAACAACCGATCATGGTGGTTGAAGACAACCCGGATGACGAATTGCTGACCTTACGGGCATTAAAAAAATGCAATGTCCATAATGTTGTGGTGAGCCGGGATGGGGCGGAAGCCCTCGATTACTTGTTCCTGGCCCGGAACGAGGCTGCCGCCGAAAAGTATGTCATGCCCCGGTTCATTCTCCTCGACCTGAAGCTTCCCAAAATAGACGGGCTCCAATGTCTGCTGGCGATCCGGGCAGACGAGAGAACCAAGGATATTCCGATCATCATCGTCACCTCTTCGAAGGATGAGCGCGACATGAGCCGCTGCCGGACTCTGCGGGTGAAAGGTTACCTGAACAAACCGCTCGATCCGAAGGAACTTGCCGAAACGCTCCAAGAGCTGGGGATCAACTACCAGACGTAA
- a CDS encoding methyl-accepting chemotaxis protein, which yields MAKNLKLGSRFIRFCLISGFIIAVTGVYFARTIYADPTTSSIMQSNANLAAIAFALNALIALVVFWMLTARKMVQRVQILAAAMNRGAEGDLTAKVEVDSVDELGMLGGTFNGMLEKLAGMAERVNVSIRELRRISGDIKEVSQRGVSVAEIQSEGVKGTSGAVQEINASVNGVARAVESLSRSSAENSSSILEMSASIEEVIKHVEALANAVEEVSTSISEMAAAEKQIGASVNNLMADSTTTAKLVAEMDGSIKQVERNALNTATISEEVRNDAESGRVSVEATISGIGEIRRSSRITFEAIQNLSLRAGNIGKIILVIDELAEQTNLLALNASIIAAQAGEHGKGFAVVAEEIKELARRTGNSTREITDIIKGVQEETQRAVKAINLSEQRIVEGEQLSQRSGEALNKIVAGVQMATDQVSQIARTTVEQAQGSQEISRAMERVADMVKQIAKATREQGHGSELIMSAVERMKGLTSQVRSSTLEQSSSSNLIVRSTEDITTMIMNIRQACTVQTESSRQIVAAIEHIQQSTKTNVESTRVMDGAMAGLSRQIEVLSNEMSDFKV from the coding sequence ATGGCAAAAAACCTGAAACTCGGTTCCCGTTTCATCCGGTTTTGTCTCATCAGCGGATTCATCATCGCCGTAACCGGTGTTTATTTTGCGCGCACCATTTACGCAGATCCGACGACCAGTTCCATCATGCAAAGCAACGCCAACCTTGCTGCTATCGCCTTTGCCCTGAATGCCCTGATAGCGCTGGTAGTCTTCTGGATGCTGACCGCCAGGAAAATGGTGCAGCGTGTGCAGATCCTGGCTGCTGCCATGAACCGGGGGGCCGAGGGGGACCTTACGGCAAAGGTGGAGGTTGATTCCGTTGACGAACTCGGCATGCTCGGCGGCACCTTCAACGGCATGCTGGAAAAGCTGGCGGGCATGGCCGAAAGGGTCAATGTTTCGATCCGTGAGCTGCGGCGCATCTCCGGTGATATCAAGGAGGTATCCCAGCGTGGGGTTTCTGTTGCGGAGATCCAGTCCGAAGGGGTAAAGGGGACGTCGGGTGCCGTACAGGAGATAAACGCCTCGGTGAACGGAGTTGCCAGGGCAGTGGAAAGCCTGTCCCGCTCTTCAGCCGAAAACTCTTCATCCATTCTGGAGATGTCCGCCAGCATCGAAGAGGTGATAAAGCACGTTGAAGCACTGGCCAATGCGGTTGAGGAGGTCAGTACCTCCATCAGCGAAATGGCGGCGGCGGAAAAACAGATCGGCGCCAGCGTAAACAATCTCATGGCCGATTCCACCACTACGGCCAAGCTGGTTGCGGAGATGGACGGTTCCATCAAGCAGGTGGAGCGGAATGCCTTGAATACGGCCACTATCTCGGAAGAGGTGCGCAACGATGCGGAATCGGGACGGGTGTCCGTTGAGGCGACCATATCCGGTATCGGTGAAATCCGCCGCTCTTCCCGCATTACTTTTGAAGCGATACAAAACCTCTCCCTGCGTGCCGGCAACATCGGGAAAATCATTCTCGTCATAGATGAACTGGCCGAACAGACCAACCTTCTCGCCCTGAATGCGTCTATAATCGCCGCCCAGGCTGGTGAGCACGGTAAGGGCTTTGCTGTGGTGGCTGAGGAAATTAAGGAACTGGCAAGACGGACCGGCAATTCAACCAGGGAGATAACGGATATCATCAAGGGTGTGCAGGAAGAGACCCAGCGGGCCGTCAAAGCGATCAATCTGTCGGAACAGCGGATTGTCGAAGGCGAACAATTATCGCAACGATCCGGAGAGGCGTTGAACAAGATAGTTGCCGGTGTCCAGATGGCTACCGACCAGGTAAGTCAGATCGCCCGGACTACCGTCGAGCAGGCCCAGGGGAGCCAGGAGATAAGCAGGGCCATGGAACGCGTTGCGGATATGGTCAAGCAGATAGCCAAGGCCACCCGGGAGCAGGGACACGGGAGTGAACTCATCATGTCGGCAGTGGAAAGGATGAAGGGTCTGACCAGCCAGGTGAGGTCCTCCACCTTGGAGCAGAGCAGCTCAAGTAATTTGATCGTCCGTTCCACCGAGGACATTACCACCATGATAATGAATATCAGGCAGGCCTGCACGGTACAGACAGAGAGCAGCCGACAGATTGTCGCGGCCATTGAACACATTCAGCAGTCAACCAAAACCAACGTAGAGTCCACCCGGGTGATGGACGGCGCCATGGCCGGTCTTTCCCGCCAAATCGAAGTTCTCAGCAACGAGATGTCCGACTTCAAGGTTTGA
- the selB gene encoding selenocysteine-specific translation elongation factor yields MKHLILGTAGHIDHGKTSLVKALTGIDTDRLKEEKARGITIELGFAHLELPGGIRFGIVDVPGHERFVRAMVAGVGGMDLVMLVIAADEGVMPQTREHLEICQLLGVKKGLVALTKSDLVDGDWLGLVGEEVRDYLSGSFLAEAPIIPVSSRTGAGLVELKQELARLAAEVEEKRHDGPFRLPVDRVFTVTGFGTVVTGTLLSGEINVGDEVELLPAGLSCRVRGIQAHGAKTDKGLAGQRLAVNLQGVEHTEVERGDVVVPKGLYRPTRAVDVRLNYLSSAPRELKHRATLRLHSATYEVPAQVILLDRNTLQPGETAYAQLRLAKPVLLLPGDPFVLRTYSPQATLGGGAVLDPDPPRRRRRSTDALALLQAIEAGSETEKIRLLVAASLLSALSLDEMVSRTGMSAKRIDAVLAALLSSGEVLQVVREPRMFIGKVAFDTLKAKLMEELQSFLRDNPMKDGISKEELKSRIPKRSDPRFFGPLLAALEKEGKAVSDRDIVKLPGRKGEATAGQAGVQAKIEAALQRGGMEPPTIKELCDWFKCTEKQALEHLNFLFREGRAAKIKGDVFYAPQPLSEIREKLIGHLKAKGEITPSEFRELTALSRKFMIPLLEYFDQEKVTIRVGDKRVLRKG; encoded by the coding sequence ATGAAGCATCTCATTCTCGGCACCGCCGGACATATCGACCATGGCAAGACATCGCTGGTCAAGGCCCTCACCGGCATCGACACCGACCGGCTCAAGGAGGAGAAGGCGCGCGGCATCACCATCGAGCTCGGCTTCGCCCATCTGGAACTGCCTGGTGGCATCCGGTTCGGCATCGTCGATGTGCCGGGGCATGAGCGCTTTGTTCGGGCCATGGTGGCCGGTGTCGGCGGCATGGACCTGGTGATGCTGGTCATTGCCGCTGACGAGGGGGTCATGCCCCAGACCCGCGAGCACCTGGAGATTTGTCAGCTCTTGGGCGTCAAGAAGGGACTGGTGGCGCTGACCAAGAGCGATCTGGTGGACGGCGACTGGCTTGGGCTGGTTGGGGAAGAGGTGCGAGATTACCTCTCTGGCAGCTTTCTTGCGGAGGCGCCGATTATTCCGGTGTCGTCGCGGACCGGTGCCGGACTGGTGGAGTTGAAGCAAGAGCTGGCGCGGCTGGCAGCGGAAGTGGAGGAGAAGCGGCACGACGGACCCTTCCGGCTCCCGGTGGACCGGGTCTTCACCGTCACAGGCTTCGGCACGGTTGTCACCGGCACCCTCCTCTCCGGTGAGATCAACGTCGGCGACGAGGTGGAACTCCTTCCGGCAGGACTTTCATGCAGGGTACGGGGCATCCAGGCCCACGGCGCAAAAACCGACAAGGGGCTGGCCGGCCAGCGTCTGGCCGTCAACCTCCAGGGGGTAGAGCATACCGAGGTGGAACGGGGCGACGTTGTGGTTCCCAAGGGGCTTTATCGTCCGACCCGCGCCGTGGATGTGCGCCTCAACTACCTTAGCTCGGCGCCCCGGGAGCTGAAGCACCGTGCCACACTCCGTCTCCACTCCGCTACCTACGAGGTGCCGGCGCAGGTGATCCTCCTCGACCGCAACACCCTTCAGCCTGGCGAGACGGCCTATGCGCAGCTCCGTCTGGCCAAGCCCGTGCTGCTCCTCCCGGGCGACCCGTTCGTGCTTCGCACCTATTCGCCCCAGGCCACCCTTGGCGGCGGAGCAGTCCTCGATCCCGACCCGCCCAGACGGCGCAGGCGCTCGACCGACGCGTTGGCGCTGCTCCAGGCAATCGAGGCGGGAAGCGAGACGGAAAAGATCCGGCTCCTCGTTGCCGCCAGCCTCCTTTCCGCCCTTTCCCTCGACGAGATGGTCAGCCGCACCGGAATGTCGGCGAAAAGGATCGATGCGGTCCTGGCAGCACTCCTTTCATCGGGGGAGGTGCTCCAGGTGGTACGCGAGCCGCGCATGTTCATCGGCAAGGTGGCGTTCGATACCCTTAAGGCAAAGCTGATGGAAGAGCTGCAAAGCTTTCTCCGCGACAACCCGATGAAAGACGGCATCAGCAAGGAAGAGCTCAAGTCGCGTATCCCCAAGCGGAGCGATCCCCGCTTCTTCGGACCGCTCCTGGCCGCCCTGGAAAAAGAGGGGAAGGCCGTCTCCGATCGGGACATCGTAAAGCTGCCGGGGCGCAAGGGTGAGGCGACCGCCGGTCAGGCGGGGGTCCAGGCAAAAATCGAGGCGGCCCTGCAACGAGGGGGGATGGAGCCGCCGACCATCAAGGAGCTGTGCGACTGGTTCAAATGCACGGAGAAGCAGGCGCTGGAGCACCTCAACTTCCTCTTCCGCGAGGGGCGGGCGGCCAAGATCAAGGGGGATGTGTTTTACGCGCCACAGCCCCTGTCGGAGATCCGGGAGAAACTGATCGGCCACCTCAAGGCCAAGGGAGAGATCACTCCGTCCGAGTTCCGGGAGCTGACCGCGCTTTCCCGCAAGTTCATGATCCCGCTTCTGGAATATTTCGACCAGGAAAAGGTGACCATCCGCGTTGGGGATAAGCGGGTGCTGCGCAAGGGGTGA